One Desulfatiglans sp. genomic window, GATGAACAATATCCGTGACTGGTGCATATCAAGACAGATATGGTGGGGACACCGCATACCTGCATGGTTCTGCGACAGATGCGGTAACATGATGGTGGCAAAGGATGAACCAAAAACCTGCACCACATGCGGGAACACAGAGCTCAGACAGGAGACCGATGTGCTCGACACCTGGTTCAGCTCTGCCCTGTGGCCGTTTTCTACCCTTGGCTGGCCTGATAATACTGAGGCGTTAAGGATGTTTTACCCAACCTCAGCACTTGTAACAGGTTTTGATATCCTCTTCTTCTGGGTGGCAAGAATGATGATGATGGGGCTTCATTTTATGGGTGATGTGCCATTCTCTGACGTGTATATCCACGCCCTTGTCCGCGACGCAGAGGGCAAAAAGATGAGTAAATCAAAGGGAAATGTGATTGACCCCCTCATAGTAATAGACCAGTACGGCACAGATGCATTCAGGTTTACGCTCGCTGCATTTGCAGCACAGGGCAGGGATATAAAATTATCTGAAGAGAGGATAGAGGGTTACAGGCATTTTATTAACAAGATATGGAACTCGGCAAGGCTTGTGCTTTCAAACCTCAAGGGGGATGAAAAAGATAGCGCTGATACAGTGCTTTCGCTTCCTGACAGGTGGATACTTGCAAGGCTTGGTGAAGTGGGGAGGGATGTATCTATCGCGCTTGAAGAATACCGCTATAATGATGCAGCGGGCCTGGCATACCAGTTTGTATGGCACGAGTTCTGCGACTGGTACCTTGAGATGGCAAAGGAGTGGCTCTACAGCGAAGATAAACAATTGAGTCTTTCTGTCAGGTGCACCCTTGTAAAGCTCCTGTCAGGGATCATGAGGATACTTCACCCGTTTATGCCATTTATTACAGAGGAGATATGGCAGAGGCTCCCCGGCGCATCAGGCAGCATCATGAAGGCAAGTTTTCCTGTGCAGGCCGATTACCCTGTTGATGACACTGCTGTGAAAGAGATGGCCTTTATTATGGGTGTAATAAACAGCATCAGAAATATCAGGGGTGAGATGAACATCCATCCATCCAAAAAGGTGGATATACATGTGTCCATGCCTGATGATGCCCGGAGGGGAGTAATTAAGGCTAACATAAACTACATTAAGAACCTTGCAAGGGTGGAGCACGTCAAACTCGAAAAGGAGCTTAATAAGCCTGAGGCATCTGTAACAGCGGTATACGAGGGCAATAATATCCATATCCTGTTAAAGGGGGTTATTGATGTTAAAGAGGAAAAGGCCCGGATAAACAAGGAGATAGCAAAGATTAAAAAAGAGATGGATGTTTCTGAAAAGAAGCTTTCAAGCAGCGGATTTCTTGAAAATGCCCCTGCGGATGTTGTTGAAAAGGTAAAAGAAAAGGTTGCTTTGTCAACAACCCAGTTGAATAAACTTATGGAAAGCCTTGCTTTTTTCGAGGGGATAGATGCTTAAGGATCATATACTGATTGACCGGATTATTAAAAATGCCCTTGCAGAAGACCTTGGCCCTGGTGATCTCACAACTGACGCTATTATAGGGCAGGATATTATTGGCAGGGCAGTGCTTGAGGCAAGGGAGGATATCATACTTGCCGGGCTACCTGTCTTTATGAGGGTATTTTCCATACTTGATCCCTTGGTCACATTTGAGACATTTTATAATGACGGGGAGAGGGTCCCTGCGGGGAAAATAGTCTGTGCCATAAAGGGTGGCATGGCCGTTATCCTTAAGGCAGAGCGGACCGCCCTTAATCTTATTCAGAGGATGAGCGGTATTGCCACCATTACGAGCCATTATGTTGAAAAGGCAGGTTCTGACAGGGTAAAAATCTTGGATACAAGAAAGACTGCTCCTGGCCTGAGGCTGCTTGATAAGTATGCTGTACCCATAGGAGGGGGGCATAACCACCGTTTTGGTCTTTATGATGCGATACTTATCAAGGATAACCATATTGCGGTTGCTGGGGGTATCAGGAAGGCAATAGAGGCAGCAAGAACAAAGGCTCCTGACGGGATCAAGATCGAGGTTGAGGTAGAGGATATAAACGGCCTCAATGAGGCCATTGAGGCAAGGGCCGATATAATCCTTCTTGATAATATGCCTCCTGAACAGCTTAAAAAGGCGGTTAAACTGGTTGCCGGAAGGGCGCTCCTTGAGGCATCTGGCGGGATAACTATCGAGAATATCAAAGAGATTGCAGCGACAGGGGTGGATATGATCTCTGTGGGGGCGCTCACTCACTCTGTAAGGGCCGTTGACCTCGGACTTGAAATTTCAAGCCTGTAAACCTTCAATCTTACTCAAAAAATTGTTTGTGTCAGGCAAGATTTTGCTTGATTCATTTCCTTTCTACCTGTATTTATATGGGGTTATTTCATGGGATGTTT contains:
- a CDS encoding valine--tRNA ligase — translated: MPEEIMAKGYEPKDVEEKWYEYWLKEGLFRAEVPSDKRPFCIVIPPPNVTGTLHMGHALNNTLQDVLCRYKRMKGFNVLWQPGTDHAGIATQNVVEKDLMKRSLSRHDVGREKFIELVWEWRAKYGGLIINQLKKLGSSCDWDRERFTMDEGLSRAVKEVFVRLYNEELIYRGDYIINWCPRCHTAIADIEVEHEDRDSFLYHLKYRFENSDKYLVVATTRPETLLGDTAVAVNPEDERYQDLPGKYVLLPVTGKAIPVILDKYVDKEFGTGALKVTPAHDPNDFNIGNKHGLERVKVIDEDGKMNELAGKYRGMDRFECREMIVADLEKDGLLEKKEPYKNATGHCYRCKTMIEPLLSKQWFVKTEPLAKKAIEAVQSGKTRILPKTWENVYFDWMNNIRDWCISRQIWWGHRIPAWFCDRCGNMMVAKDEPKTCTTCGNTELRQETDVLDTWFSSALWPFSTLGWPDNTEALRMFYPTSALVTGFDILFFWVARMMMMGLHFMGDVPFSDVYIHALVRDAEGKKMSKSKGNVIDPLIVIDQYGTDAFRFTLAAFAAQGRDIKLSEERIEGYRHFINKIWNSARLVLSNLKGDEKDSADTVLSLPDRWILARLGEVGRDVSIALEEYRYNDAAGLAYQFVWHEFCDWYLEMAKEWLYSEDKQLSLSVRCTLVKLLSGIMRILHPFMPFITEEIWQRLPGASGSIMKASFPVQADYPVDDTAVKEMAFIMGVINSIRNIRGEMNIHPSKKVDIHVSMPDDARRGVIKANINYIKNLARVEHVKLEKELNKPEASVTAVYEGNNIHILLKGVIDVKEEKARINKEIAKIKKEMDVSEKKLSSSGFLENAPADVVEKVKEKVALSTTQLNKLMESLAFFEGIDA
- the nadC gene encoding carboxylating nicotinate-nucleotide diphosphorylase, which produces MLKDHILIDRIIKNALAEDLGPGDLTTDAIIGQDIIGRAVLEAREDIILAGLPVFMRVFSILDPLVTFETFYNDGERVPAGKIVCAIKGGMAVILKAERTALNLIQRMSGIATITSHYVEKAGSDRVKILDTRKTAPGLRLLDKYAVPIGGGHNHRFGLYDAILIKDNHIAVAGGIRKAIEAARTKAPDGIKIEVEVEDINGLNEAIEARADIILLDNMPPEQLKKAVKLVAGRALLEASGGITIENIKEIAATGVDMISVGALTHSVRAVDLGLEISSL